From the genome of Argonema galeatum A003/A1, one region includes:
- a CDS encoding DUF4347 domain-containing protein yields the protein MKSINQQTSTQKLVIIDPRVEAYEILAAGVRDSAKVIIIDPNFDGIEQITEALNNYPAPSLHIVCHGEPGCLHLGKTPINAANIDQYRHQLQQWQISDILLYSCNVAADTLNITTRLGFNPQANSESRLKPTKNDSSVHFSGLGLLARKLISGRALLVTENPSANFLQQLHHLTRANIAASAHPVGNPSKGGTWNLEHRLGNIASPIAFSPEVCNAYPGIFPASFATPSNFGVGTNPFSVTVGDFNGDGKTDIAAANFNSNNVSVLLGTGTGSFGAATN from the coding sequence ATGAAATCCATCAACCAACAAACATCAACCCAAAAATTAGTAATCATCGACCCCAGAGTAGAAGCCTACGAAATATTAGCAGCCGGAGTCCGAGACAGCGCCAAAGTTATTATTATCGACCCTAACTTTGATGGCATCGAACAAATTACAGAGGCATTAAATAATTATCCCGCCCCTAGTTTACATATCGTTTGTCATGGCGAACCCGGTTGTCTGCACCTCGGAAAAACACCCATCAATGCGGCAAATATTGACCAATATCGCCACCAATTACAACAATGGCAAATCAGCGACATTCTCCTCTACTCCTGCAACGTCGCCGCTGACACTCTCAACATCACCACCCGCCTGGGGTTCAACCCCCAGGCTAATAGCGAAAGTCGGTTAAAACCGACTAAAAACGACTCTTCAGTCCACTTCAGTGGACTTGGGCTATTAGCCCGGAAATTGATTTCCGGGCGGGCTTTGTTGGTAACAGAAAACCCAAGTGCGAACTTCCTCCAACAACTCCACCACCTCACCCGCGCCAACATCGCCGCCTCCGCCCACCCAGTCGGGAACCCCAGCAAAGGCGGAACCTGGAACCTAGAACACAGACTGGGAAACATTGCCAGCCCTATTGCCTTTTCCCCAGAAGTATGTAATGCCTATCCCGGCATTTTCCCCGCCTCCTTCGCCACACCCAGCAACTTTGGGGTGGGGACTAATCCCTTTTCCGTCACCGTAGGAGACTTCAACGGTGATGGCAAAACCGACATTGCAGCGGCGAACTTTAACTCCAACAACGTCAGCGTCCTATTAGGGACAGGGACAGGCAGTTTTGGCGCTGCTACCAACTT
- a CDS encoding Calx-beta domain-containing protein produces the protein SNNVSVLLGTGTGSFGAATNFAVGTLPASVTVGDFNGDGKTDIAAANVSSNNVSVLLGTGTGSFGAATNFAVGSNPFSVTVGDFNGDGKSDIAAANLNSNNVSVLLNQQQLTVTQTIADNDPVSVEFSAATYQVNEDGTVVGAAVTINRIGDALSPGSVDVQFTDGTATGGTDFTNTTQTINFLSNETTKTVVVPITDDTLVEGNENLTLTLANPSANFVLGTQTTSTLTIVDNDTDVTLAIAAGATPTESGPTNGTFVITLNSPAPAGGITINFALAGTATTTTDYSIAAGSNISAVTATSFTIAAGATSAVLKVTPVDDNIVDANETVGITLAAGTGYTVGAANNASLTITDNDPIINITAGTDPSESGPTNGTFNITLNGATPSPITVNFNTTGSVATLTTDYTFDLASSTNITAITATSFTIAAGVTSAILVAKPVDDAVIEAGGETVKVNLDLGTGYSLGVGNTAVAQFTPATNFSVGTQPFSVTVGDFNSDGKSDIATANVGTSNVSVLLGNGTGSFAPATNFAVGTEPRSVIVGDFNGDGKSDIATANRTTNNVSVLLGDGTGGFGAATNFAVGFGSRSVTVGDFNSDGKSDIATANDFAKNVSVLLGDGTGSFGAATNFAAGNGPLSVTVGDFNSDGKSDIATANVSSGNVSVLLGDGTGSFGAATNFAVGTAPYSVTVGDFNSDGKSDIATANLATNNVSLLLGDGTGSFAAATNFAVGISPLSVTVGDFNGDGKSDIAAANVSSSDVSVLLGDGTGSFAAATNFAAGNGPASVTVGDFNGDGKFDIAAANYNSFNVSVLLNNNQPTSTLTIADNDPVSVEFSAATYQINEDGTIVGVAITINRIGDALSPGSVDVQLTNGTATGGTDFTNTTQTINFLSNETTKTVVVPITDDTLAEGNENLTLTLANPSANFVLGTQTTSTLTIVDNDTDVTLAISPSSVAEDGATNLVYTFTRAGDTTTALTVNFNVGGTATYNTDYTVIGADTFSGSTGTVTFAANSTTATVAIDPTPDSTIELDETVDLTLAAGSNYNVVTNTAVTGTITNDDAAVEFSQANYQVNEDGTVVGATVTINRTGLTNSPGSVDVQFANGSATGGTDFTNTTQTINFASGDTSKTVTIPINDDNLVEGTENFTISLETPSAGISIGTQNSATVQIIDNDVPPTLSISDIAQSEGNSGTTNLNFTVSLNTASGLPVTVNYATQDSTATTADSDYTSASGSLTFNPGETQKTVSVVVNGDTKYETDETFNLNLSNSINATITNFVGVGTIQNDDAIPTIAIADVSQNEGQSGTTNFIFPVTLLNPSYQTVTVNYATSDGISTAGVDYNSASGTLTFNPGETQKNITVAVNGNTTVETNKNFLVNLSNASNATIVDNQAVGTIVNDDAVPTVSNITKTGDEDTTITFTAADFTSKFTDPNGDSLNKIKITSLPNNGTLQLSSSNVTVNQEISASDLGNLRFIPVADWNGNTSFNWIASDGANYAPNAAAVSLTINPVNDAPFVNAAIPFQTTNTNSLFNFTFAADTFKDIDVGDTLTYSATLANGNALPNWLFFNPFTRNLVGIPTSSDVGTLVLSVKATDSANASATTTFALIVNGATVSPDADCFCESIVRPDINNLPGVSVALNLVDITQFGNDSNDTLIGTTVNDAFYGNGGDDLLLGKAGNDNLYGGQGNDTAFGGIGKDWISGNQGNDLLNGNAGDDIINGNEGNDTVRGGQDNDLVRGGQNDDLIYGDKGDDTLGGDKGNDTIFGDNDDLFDNNNTGRDLIFGGSGDDLINGNAGNDSIFGEDGNDIVRGGKNDDIVCGDAGDDILYGELGNDSLCGGDGNDTMYGGNGSLNPIGPNGERDELCGGAGNDLLFGNEGEDKLNGEDGDDTLYGGKDNDTLIGGAGNDLLIGDLGNDLLTGGSGRDTFVLTSGKGSDVIVDFQDGQDLINLGGGLSFGQLVIAQSNNNTIITLKSSTELLATLNGIQASLINQQDFVLVS, from the coding sequence ACTCCAACAACGTCAGCGTCCTATTAGGGACAGGGACAGGCAGTTTTGGCGCTGCTACCAACTTTGCTGTGGGGACTCTTCCCGCTTCCGTCACCGTAGGAGACTTCAACGGCGATGGCAAAACCGACATCGCAGCGGCGAACGTTAGCTCCAACAACGTCAGCGTCCTATTAGGGACAGGGACAGGCAGTTTTGGCGCTGCTACCAACTTTGCTGTGGGGAGTAATCCCTTTTCCGTCACCGTGGGAGACTTCAACGGTGATGGGAAATCCGACATCGCGGCGGCGAACTTGAACTCCAACAACGTCAGCGTGCTGCTCAATCAGCAACAACTGACTGTCACCCAAACTATTGCCGATAATGACCCAGTAAGCGTTGAGTTTTCTGCGGCTACTTATCAAGTTAATGAAGATGGTACGGTAGTTGGTGCAGCAGTTACTATCAACCGCATCGGTGATGCACTCAGTCCCGGTAGTGTAGATGTGCAGTTTACTGATGGAACTGCTACGGGTGGAACTGATTTCACTAATACCACTCAAACTATCAACTTTCTTAGCAACGAAACAACTAAAACTGTTGTCGTTCCCATCACTGACGATACTTTAGTTGAAGGGAATGAAAATCTTACCCTGACTTTAGCTAATCCTTCTGCTAATTTCGTTTTAGGTACACAGACAACTTCAACTCTCACTATTGTCGATAACGATACTGATGTTACTCTCGCCATCGCCGCTGGTGCTACACCCACCGAAAGTGGCCCCACCAACGGCACATTTGTCATTACCTTAAATAGCCCAGCCCCAGCAGGTGGGATAACCATCAACTTCGCCCTCGCCGGAACCGCTACCACCACCACCGACTACAGCATCGCCGCCGGAAGCAACATTAGCGCCGTCACTGCTACCAGTTTTACCATTGCCGCCGGAGCCACTAGCGCTGTCTTAAAAGTTACGCCCGTTGACGATAATATAGTTGACGCTAACGAAACAGTCGGAATTACTCTAGCAGCAGGTACAGGTTACACCGTCGGTGCAGCAAATAACGCCAGTCTTACCATCACCGACAACGACCCGATAATTAATATCACAGCGGGTACAGATCCCAGCGAATCCGGCCCGACTAACGGCACATTTAATATTACTCTTAACGGTGCTACTCCATCCCCAATTACCGTCAACTTCAACACCACTGGCAGCGTTGCCACTCTTACCACCGACTACACATTTGACTTAGCCAGTAGCACTAATATTACTGCGATTACCGCTACCAGCTTCACCATCGCAGCGGGAGTCACCAGCGCCATCTTAGTCGCAAAACCCGTAGACGATGCCGTAATTGAGGCAGGTGGGGAAACAGTAAAAGTCAACCTCGACCTTGGAACTGGTTACAGTCTCGGTGTTGGGAATACTGCTGTGGCTCAGTTTACCCCCGCTACCAACTTTTCTGTGGGGACTCAACCCTTTTCCGTCACCGTGGGAGACTTCAACTCTGACGGGAAATCCGACATCGCCACAGCGAACGTTGGCACCAGCAACGTCTCAGTGCTGTTGGGTAATGGGACAGGCAGTTTTGCCCCTGCTACCAACTTTGCCGTGGGGACTGAACCCCGTTCCGTCATCGTAGGAGACTTCAACGGCGACGGCAAATCCGACATCGCCACAGCGAACCGTACCACCAACAACGTCTCAGTGCTGTTAGGGGATGGGACGGGCGGTTTTGGCGCTGCTACCAACTTTGCCGTGGGGTTTGGTTCCCGTTCCGTCACCGTAGGAGACTTCAACTCTGATGGGAAATCCGACATCGCCACAGCGAACGACTTCGCCAAAAACGTCTCAGTCCTGTTAGGGGATGGGACGGGCAGTTTTGGCGCTGCTACCAACTTTGCTGCGGGTAATGGTCCCCTTTCTGTCACCGTAGGAGACTTCAACTCTGACGGGAAATCCGACATCGCAACGGCGAATGTTAGCTCCGGCAACGTCTCAGTGCTGTTAGGGGATGGGACGGGCAGTTTTGGCGCTGCTACCAACTTTGCCGTGGGGACTGCTCCCTATTCCGTCACCGTAGGAGACTTCAACTCTGACGGGAAATCCGACATCGCCACAGCGAACCTTGCCACCAACAACGTCTCATTGCTGTTAGGGGATGGGACGGGCAGTTTTGCCGCTGCGACCAACTTTGCCGTGGGGATTAGTCCCCTTTCCGTCACCGTGGGAGACTTCAACGGTGACGGCAAATCCGATATCGCGGCGGCGAATGTTAGCTCCAGCGACGTCTCAGTGCTGTTAGGGGATGGGACGGGCAGTTTTGCCGCTGCTACCAACTTTGCTGCGGGTAATGGTCCGGCTTCCGTCACCGTAGGAGACTTCAACGGCGACGGCAAATTCGACATCGCAGCGGCGAACTATAACTCCTTCAACGTCTCAGTTCTGCTAAACAACAACCAACCCACATCAACTCTCACCATTGCCGATAACGACCCAGTAAGCGTTGAATTCTCAGCCGCCACCTATCAAATCAACGAAGATGGCACGATAGTTGGTGTCGCAATTACTATCAATCGCATCGGTGATGCACTCAGTCCGGGTAGCGTTGACGTTCAGTTAACCAATGGAACTGCTACAGGTGGAACTGATTTTACTAATACTACTCAAACTATCAACTTTCTTAGCAACGAAACAACTAAAACTGTTGTCGTTCCCATCACTGACGATACTTTAGCCGAAGGGAATGAAAATCTTACCCTGACTTTAGCTAATCCTTCGGCTAATTTCGTCTTAGGTACGCAGACAACTTCAACTCTCACTATTGTCGATAACGATACTGATGTTACTCTTGCCATATCACCAAGTTCTGTTGCTGAAGATGGTGCAACTAATTTAGTTTATACCTTCACCCGTGCTGGTGATACTACCACTGCACTAACTGTCAACTTCAATGTGGGTGGAACTGCAACTTACAACACCGACTACACCGTTATTGGTGCAGATACTTTTAGTGGAAGTACTGGTACTGTCACTTTTGCGGCTAATTCTACAACTGCTACTGTTGCGATTGACCCGACTCCTGATTCTACTATTGAATTAGATGAAACAGTTGATTTAACTTTAGCTGCTGGTAGTAATTATAATGTTGTCACTAACACGGCAGTAACGGGAACTATTACTAATGATGATGCCGCAGTAGAATTCTCCCAAGCTAACTATCAAGTCAACGAAGATGGTACAGTTGTCGGTGCAACTGTTACGATTAATCGCACAGGTTTAACTAATAGTCCCGGTAGTGTAGATGTGCAGTTCGCCAATGGAAGTGCAACAGGCGGAACAGATTTCACTAATACCACCCAAACGATCAACTTTGCTAGTGGCGATACCAGTAAAACTGTCACCATTCCCATCAATGACGATAACTTAGTTGAAGGAACAGAAAACTTTACTATTTCCTTAGAAACTCCCAGTGCTGGAATTTCGATTGGTACTCAAAATTCTGCCACTGTGCAGATAATTGACAATGACGTACCTCCCACTCTTTCTATCAGCGATATCGCTCAATCGGAAGGAAATAGTGGTACAACCAACTTAAACTTTACGGTTAGCTTAAATACAGCTAGCGGTCTACCTGTCACCGTCAACTACGCCACCCAAGACAGCACCGCGACTACGGCAGATAGCGACTACACCAGCGCTTCTGGTAGTCTCACTTTCAATCCTGGGGAAACACAAAAAACTGTCTCTGTTGTCGTTAATGGCGATACTAAATACGAAACTGACGAAACCTTCAATCTGAATCTCTCCAATTCCATCAACGCGACTATCACTAATTTTGTCGGTGTTGGAACTATCCAAAATGATGATGCGATTCCGACAATTGCCATAGCTGATGTTAGTCAAAATGAAGGTCAATCGGGTACTACCAATTTTATCTTCCCCGTTACTTTATTGAATCCCAGCTATCAAACTGTCACGGTTAATTACGCGACTTCTGACGGAATTTCTACTGCTGGCGTTGATTACAATAGTGCATCGGGAACTCTGACTTTCAATCCGGGAGAAACTCAGAAAAATATCACTGTTGCTGTCAACGGTAATACAACTGTAGAAACAAATAAAAACTTCCTGGTCAATCTTTCTAATGCCAGTAATGCGACGATAGTTGATAATCAAGCGGTTGGTACAATCGTTAATGATGATGCTGTTCCAACGGTTAGCAATATCACTAAAACAGGTGATGAAGATACCACTATCACTTTTACTGCTGCTGACTTCACCAGCAAATTTACTGACCCGAATGGCGATAGTCTCAACAAAATCAAAATTACTTCTCTTCCCAATAACGGTACATTGCAATTAAGTAGTAGCAATGTCACTGTTAACCAAGAGATTTCGGCGAGTGATTTAGGTAATCTTCGCTTTATTCCTGTTGCTGATTGGAATGGAAATACGAGTTTCAATTGGATTGCTTCTGACGGTGCTAATTATGCTCCAAATGCTGCTGCTGTTAGCTTGACAATTAATCCGGTTAATGATGCGCCTTTTGTCAATGCGGCAATTCCATTTCAAACGACTAATACCAATAGTTTGTTCAATTTTACTTTCGCTGCTGATACTTTCAAGGATATCGATGTTGGCGATACTTTAACTTATAGCGCTACACTCGCTAATGGTAATGCTTTGCCGAATTGGTTGTTCTTTAATCCTTTCACTCGCAATTTAGTTGGTATTCCCACGAGTAGCGATGTGGGGACGCTTGTGCTGTCTGTGAAAGCGACAGATTCAGCTAATGCTAGTGCTACTACTACTTTTGCTTTAATAGTCAATGGTGCTACTGTATCGCCAGATGCAGATTGTTTTTGCGAGTCGATTGTTCGTCCAGATATTAACAATCTTCCTGGTGTTTCGGTGGCGCTGAATCTAGTTGATATAACTCAATTTGGGAATGACAGCAATGATACCCTGATTGGTACTACTGTCAATGACGCATTTTACGGTAACGGTGGCGATGATTTGCTGTTAGGGAAAGCAGGTAACGATAATTTATACGGCGGTCAAGGTAATGATACTGCTTTTGGTGGGATTGGGAAGGATTGGATTTCCGGTAATCAAGGTAACGACTTACTCAACGGTAACGCTGGCGACGACATTATAAACGGTAATGAAGGTAATGATACTGTTCGCGGTGGTCAAGATAACGATTTGGTGCGCGGTGGTCAAAATGATGATTTGATTTATGGCGATAAAGGCGATGATACCTTGGGTGGAGATAAGGGTAACGATACCATTTTTGGGGATAATGATGATTTATTTGATAATAACAACACTGGACGTGATTTAATCTTTGGTGGTAGCGGCGATGATTTGATTAATGGTAATGCTGGTAATGATTCCATCTTTGGGGAAGATGGTAATGATATTGTGCGTGGTGGTAAAAATGATGACATTGTGTGTGGGGATGCTGGCGATGATATTTTGTACGGAGAGTTAGGTAATGATAGTTTGTGCGGTGGTGATGGAAATGACACGATGTATGGGGGTAATGGTAGTCTGAATCCGATCGGGCCAAATGGCGAACGGGATGAATTATGTGGTGGTGCTGGTAATGATTTGCTGTTTGGTAATGAAGGAGAGGATAAGCTGAATGGGGAAGATGGGGATGATACTCTCTATGGTGGGAAAGATAATGACACGCTGATTGGTGGTGCTGGTAATGATTTGCTGATTGGGGATTTGGGTAATGACTTGTTGACTGGTGGTAGCGGACGTGACACTTTTGTTTTGACTTCTGGGAAAGGAAGTGATGTAATTGTTGATTTCCAAGATGGTCAGGATTTGATTAACTTGGGTGGTGGTTTGAGTTTTGGGCAGTTGGTAATTGCTCAAAGTAACAATAACACTATTATTACTCTAAAAAGCAGCACTGAACTGTTAGCTACTTTGAATGGAATACAAGCCAGCTTAATTAACCAGCAAGATTTTGTTTTAGTCTCCTAA